One region of Candidatus Cloacimonadota bacterium genomic DNA includes:
- the dnaA gene encoding chromosomal replication initiator protein DnaA — translation MDFEEFWQGILNTLQENISEQGFNTWFSETKVIDLSDNELIVKVPTQFIADYLNKNYSELISEICFNLYGSKYKIKFTGLQAQKPKTSNKFENPIPVNAATNHPTKLNSNYNFAQFVIGTNNKFAHSASMAVAESPGNIYNPLFLYGESGMGKTHLMQAIGNFVVEEHVDKKVFYITTEEFTNEMINAIRTNSMPKFRNKFRNFDVLLIDDVHFLSKKEGTQEEFFHTFNALYEKKKQIVLTSDRPPKDIPELEQRLVTRFEWGLLADLKSPDFETRVAILKKKADFEGINLRDEVLAFIAEHIYSNVRALEGSLIRILAYASYNNLDVEDITVDIVSEILVDMISDKIQEVNLENIMQKVCNAYNITSNEIFDKTRKKNISFPRQIAMYLSNLLIPQLSLKEIAQYYKRKDHTTVLHAKKTIEDQFKNDRELRIQIERLINEIKR, via the coding sequence ATTGATTTTGAAGAGTTCTGGCAGGGAATTTTAAATACATTACAGGAAAATATTAGTGAACAGGGTTTTAATACCTGGTTCAGTGAAACGAAAGTGATCGATCTTTCCGATAATGAACTTATCGTGAAAGTTCCTACTCAGTTCATTGCAGATTATCTAAATAAAAATTACAGTGAATTGATCTCGGAGATTTGTTTTAATCTTTATGGCAGTAAATACAAAATTAAATTTACAGGATTGCAAGCTCAGAAGCCGAAAACAAGCAATAAATTTGAAAATCCAATTCCTGTGAATGCTGCAACAAATCATCCTACAAAACTAAATTCCAATTACAATTTTGCTCAATTCGTGATCGGAACCAACAACAAATTTGCCCATTCAGCTTCCATGGCTGTGGCAGAATCACCAGGAAATATTTATAATCCTCTTTTTCTGTATGGCGAATCCGGTATGGGAAAAACTCACTTGATGCAGGCTATCGGCAATTTTGTGGTGGAAGAACATGTAGATAAAAAAGTTTTTTATATTACTACCGAAGAGTTTACCAATGAAATGATCAATGCTATCCGCACAAATTCCATGCCGAAATTCCGCAATAAATTCCGCAACTTTGATGTGCTTCTTATTGATGATGTTCATTTCCTTTCCAAAAAAGAAGGAACGCAGGAAGAATTTTTTCACACTTTTAATGCACTTTACGAAAAGAAAAAACAAATCGTTCTTACCAGCGACCGACCACCCAAAGATATTCCTGAACTGGAACAACGGCTTGTTACCCGCTTTGAATGGGGACTTTTAGCCGATCTGAAAAGTCCTGATTTTGAAACGCGAGTTGCCATTCTGAAAAAGAAAGCTGATTTTGAAGGAATAAATCTACGGGATGAAGTTCTGGCTTTTATTGCTGAACATATTTATAGTAATGTACGCGCGCTGGAAGGATCTCTCATCAGAATTTTAGCTTACGCTTCCTACAATAATTTGGATGTAGAGGATATCACAGTCGATATCGTCAGTGAAATTCTGGTGGATATGATCTCCGATAAAATTCAGGAAGTGAACCTGGAAAATATCATGCAGAAAGTTTGTAATGCCTACAACATAACTTCCAATGAAATTTTCGATAAAACCAGGAAGAAAAATATCTCTTTCCCGCGCCAGATCGCCATGTACCTTTCCAACCTGCTGATTCCGCAGCTTTCTTTAAAAGAGATCGCTCAATATTATAAAAGGAAAGATCATACTACTGTTCTGCATGCCAAAAAAACCATTGAAGATCAATTTAAAAACGACCGCGAATTACGTATCCAAATCGAAAGACTTATCAATGAAATAAAGAGATGA